A segment of the Populus alba chromosome 9, ASM523922v2, whole genome shotgun sequence genome:
ccaGAAATCAAGCATAGCCTTAATTGGTGTCTTGACGTTTGTTGTGAATTCACTGAGACAATTCATAGTCATCCGCCAGTGacttttgtataaaaatactatattttcTTTGTCAGTTTGCTTCAGTGGATCACTTTGCATCGACCAATGCTTCTTTTACGCTTTCTTTACTAAATAGCCATCGGGCTTGAAAGGGACCCCATCAGAAGAGACACTAGCAAGTTTGCAAGAAACTTCGTAGCAACAATGAATCAAGAACCAAAACCCTAACTCCACACTGTACAACAGAACATGGAAAACACCATTCAGTCGTGCAGCTTGTCCATTTCCCATCAACAAGTGATAATTAGAGCGTGTTGTTCACACACAATGTGCAATAGTGAGCATATATAGAATACCTAATCCCTTGACGACTTGAGTCAGTGCGCTAAGTCATttctaaaaatccaaattatgatgttgatcacaaaatgaaaagcataaaagtTTTCATGGCTATCAAACAAATGCTCTTCGGTACACTGTATCAAGCATGCATAAGGAGTCTACCACCAAAAACACCGTCATCACTCGTCACTCTTTCCGCTGCACTTCGCAAACACCATTCCTACTCTCAGATTTTGCATTATAATAAACAGAGAGTCTCCTCTATAGCATTTGCCAGAGGATCTGAAAGCAACAAACACAACACCAAAAATCCTCCAACACTAGAAACGCTAAGAGCCCTTCAAGCCCACAAATGTTTTGGAGCCCTAAAACCATGTTTCCCAGCAGTTCAGCCACCCAAATGCCCTCCGCTAAGACTATGATCTCTGCAGCAGCCTCAGCTGCTGCCACAATCGTGCTCTTCCGCTCCCTTGTTAAGGAGTATCTTCCTTATGAGTTCCGAAGATACATCTTCTACAAACTCAAAACCTTGATCAACTCTTTTTCTTCGGAGTTCACTTTAGTTATTGAAGAATATGACAACCTTAACCAAAACAATATCTTCAAAGCCGCAGAGCTCTATATTGAGACCATAATTCCTCCGGATGCAAAGAAACTCAAGATCTCACTGATCAAGAAAGAGAGTAATTTCTCACTCTCTTTAGATAGAAACCAAGAAATCGTTGATACCTTTAATGGGGTTACTCTGAAATGGAAGTTCATCTCAAAAAAAGGGCCAACAAAATATATACCAAGCCCtcataattttaattctataCCAAACAATGAGGATAATTTCTTTGAGTTGAGTTTTCACAAGAAGCATAGGGATATGGTTATTGATGTTTATTTAAAGCACgtgattaaaaaatcaaaagaaacgaaagaggagaagaagagtttgAAGCTTTTCACGCTAACCCCTGACAGGATGCCGGGGAGGAGAGGGGATGTTTGGCAGCCAGTGAATCTTCATCATCCTGCTACATTCGATACGTTAGCAATGGATATGGAAAGGAAGAGGTTGATCGTGGAGGATCTTGAGAGGTTTGTGAAGAGAAGGGAGTTCTATAGGAGGGTAGGCAAGGCATGGAAACGTGGGTACTTACTGTTTGGTCCACCAGGGACTGGAAAGTCGAGCTTGATTGCTGCAATAGCTAACTatcttaattttgatatttatgatCTGGAATTGACTGATCTTAGGACCAATTCTGAGCTTAGAAATTTGTTGATCTCAACTGAGAATAAGTCCGTACTTGTGGTGGAGGACATCGACTGTTCCATTGAATTACAGGATAGGCTTGCACAAGCCAGAGCAACGATGCCTTCTCGACATAATCCAGCATATAACCAAGTAAACCAGGTAATTATTCCTCTCGATTTTATTTTGCGTTCAGAAACTATATTTTAGCACTGAGGAGGATTTGATAAAATCCATATTATGATGAGATTACATGGTATACTAATGAAACATCGTTGACCTTTTCCTTCTTCCAAGTCAAGAGTGGCATGGTATTAGATTACTGGTTCACACTTTGTTTCCAGCCTATGACTAGTTGGATACAGGAGTTGTGTGATATGGAGTAATGTCTCAGGCAATGAGTTATATACCAGATATTCTCTTCAAGCAAACAATTTCCATGCATATGACTAAAGGTCCCCATACGGGGATCTGATAAATAGATGGCaataatcaaaaaacaaaagcttttattgctattttaatGAAGCTTGCAGCGTTTCTCATTCTTGACAGACATAATTATGTACAGTATCAGGTGACCCTATCAGGATTGCTCAACTTTGTGGATGGATTATGGTCAAGCTGTGGGGATGAACGAATCATAATATTCACTACCAATCACAAAGAAAGACTTGATCCTGCTTTGTTGCGACCTGGTCGTATGGATGTGCACATTCACATGTCCTACTGCACTCCATGTGGATTCAAATTGCTGGCCTCCAACTACCTCGGGTTTACAGAGCACCCACTTTTCCCTTGTGTCGAAGCCCTAATAGAGAAAGCAAGGGTTACTCCTGCAGAAGTAGGTGAGCAACTGCTGAGATACGAGGAGCCAGAGAGTGCTATAAGAGGTCTTATTGAGTTCCTCGAGGATAAGAGCGAAAGATTGAAGAGAGAGGACGGAAACAAAGATAGCAATGGTGAATCAGGAACAGCAGAGGGAAAACTTGCACAAGAGCTTGACGGGAACAATGGTGAAGTAGTGAAAAAAGAGGAAGGTGCACAAGAGCCAGATGGtgaaaatggtgaaattg
Coding sequences within it:
- the LOC140954200 gene encoding AAA-ATPase At3g50940-like yields the protein MFWSPKTMFPSSSATQMPSAKTMISAAASAAATIVLFRSLVKEYLPYEFRRYIFYKLKTLINSFSSEFTLVIEEYDNLNQNNIFKAAELYIETIIPPDAKKLKISLIKKESNFSLSLDRNQEIVDTFNGVTLKWKFISKKGPTKYIPSPHNFNSIPNNEDNFFELSFHKKHRDMVIDVYLKHVIKKSKETKEEKKSLKLFTLTPDRMPGRRGDVWQPVNLHHPATFDTLAMDMERKRLIVEDLERFVKRREFYRRVGKAWKRGYLLFGPPGTGKSSLIAAIANYLNFDIYDLELTDLRTNSELRNLLISTENKSVLVVEDIDCSIELQDRLAQARATMPSRHNPAYNQVNQYQVTLSGLLNFVDGLWSSCGDERIIIFTTNHKERLDPALLRPGRMDVHIHMSYCTPCGFKLLASNYLGFTEHPLFPCVEALIEKARVTPAEVGEQLLRYEEPESAIRGLIEFLEDKSERLKREDGNKDSNGESGTAEGKLAQELDGNNGEVVKKEEGAQEPDGENGEIVKEERGIGEQW